A single genomic interval of uncultured Sunxiuqinia sp. harbors:
- a CDS encoding helix-turn-helix domain-containing protein — MKDNSQKIFFAGNIKFLRERKKMSQEALASTLGLTRAKIAAIEAGNTKSPQPGDYLKFSEFFKISIDTLLKIDLPKLGELKVRDLEAGNDVYIRGGNLRVLAISVDKSNNENVEYVPIKAKAGYMAGYNDPEFIAALPKYSIPNLPNQGTFRIFPSTGDSMLPVPEGSDIIAQYVADWSTLKTDTPCIVILKGQQDFVFKMVSVNSDGNILFKSLNPEYKPYTVESGNIMEIWQFYAYTSREFPEARPEMETILTAIKKLEEKVGQL, encoded by the coding sequence ATGAAAGATAATTCACAAAAAATTTTCTTTGCAGGGAATATCAAATTCCTTCGGGAACGAAAAAAAATGAGCCAGGAAGCACTTGCTTCAACGCTGGGGTTAACCCGGGCAAAGATTGCTGCCATTGAGGCCGGCAACACCAAGTCGCCACAACCGGGAGACTACCTGAAATTCTCCGAATTCTTCAAAATAAGTATTGATACGTTATTGAAAATTGACCTTCCAAAATTAGGTGAATTGAAGGTGCGGGATCTGGAAGCCGGAAACGATGTTTATATCCGAGGTGGCAACTTGCGGGTGCTGGCTATTTCGGTAGACAAATCGAATAACGAAAATGTGGAATATGTGCCAATAAAGGCAAAAGCTGGATACATGGCTGGCTACAACGATCCTGAGTTTATTGCAGCCCTGCCAAAGTATTCGATTCCGAACCTGCCCAATCAAGGAACATTTCGAATCTTCCCATCAACAGGAGATTCCATGCTTCCGGTTCCTGAAGGAAGTGATATTATCGCGCAGTATGTGGCCGATTGGTCAACCCTGAAAACGGATACGCCCTGCATTGTCATTTTAAAAGGACAACAGGACTTTGTATTTAAAATGGTGAGTGTCAACTCAGATGGAAACATCTTGTTTAAATCCCTCAATCCGGAGTATAAACCTTACACCGTTGAATCTGGTAATATCATGGAAATCTGGCAATTTTATGCTTATACCAGCAGGGAGTTTCCGGAAGCACGACCAGAAATGGAAACAATACTAACAGCCATCAAAAAATTGGAAGAAAAAGTTGGTCAACTTTGA
- a CDS encoding DNA polymerase Y family protein translates to MPKRYLYIWFHYLATDRLAKNNPALRGTQFLLYASEKGRMLVRAASQALVKEGMVQGMVVADVRAILPSVKVFPDDLQAMQKLLNDLAEWCFRYTPTVAADAPDGLILDISGCPHLWGGEVSYLDEITRRLRKGGYDVRVGIADTVGTAWAMARYGNQAIIEPGKHGEALLTLPPAALRLDRITLQRMEKLGFQQIGQLIRIPRSNLRRRFGDSLLNRLEQALGTVSELLVPVQSTPVYQERLPCVDPIRTAKGIEIALERLLEKLCARFFREGKGMRTGIFKGYRLDGKTVQISIGTNRASRNASHLFKLFELKIPELEPALGIEVFTLEATLVEELSETQEALWSVGSNNQTAIAELLDNIAGKVGAQAIHRYLPQEHYWPEHSIMDVGSLEAKPQTTWCTDRPRPLHLLPKPEPIEVMVMLPDYPPLHFRYNDEVIRIARADGPERIEQEWWFQSGPPRDYYRVEDENGARYWLFRLGLYGQGKNQWFLHGFFV, encoded by the coding sequence ATGCCTAAGCGTTATTTATATATTTGGTTTCATTATTTGGCAACCGACCGGCTGGCAAAAAATAATCCAGCTTTACGAGGGACACAATTTTTGTTATATGCTTCCGAGAAAGGGCGGATGCTTGTTCGGGCAGCAAGCCAGGCATTAGTGAAAGAAGGCATGGTTCAGGGGATGGTGGTGGCCGATGTGCGTGCAATACTCCCTTCGGTGAAAGTATTTCCTGATGACCTGCAGGCAATGCAGAAATTGCTGAATGATTTGGCTGAATGGTGTTTTCGTTACACCCCAACAGTGGCGGCAGATGCTCCGGATGGACTAATACTGGACATATCCGGCTGCCCGCATTTGTGGGGAGGGGAAGTCTCTTATCTTGATGAAATTACGCGCCGCCTTCGAAAAGGTGGATATGATGTACGTGTAGGCATTGCTGATACCGTTGGCACGGCATGGGCTATGGCTCGCTACGGAAATCAGGCTATCATTGAGCCCGGGAAGCATGGCGAAGCACTGCTTACGCTACCTCCGGCTGCTTTACGGCTGGATCGTATTACTTTGCAGCGTATGGAAAAGCTCGGCTTTCAACAAATCGGGCAGCTCATCCGTATTCCTCGGAGTAATTTACGGCGACGTTTTGGAGACAGCTTGCTTAACCGATTGGAACAAGCATTGGGAACAGTTTCAGAGCTTCTGGTTCCTGTTCAGTCTACTCCGGTTTATCAAGAAAGGTTGCCCTGCGTTGACCCCATTCGAACGGCTAAAGGGATTGAAATTGCATTGGAACGATTGCTGGAAAAACTGTGCGCACGCTTTTTTAGGGAAGGAAAAGGCATGCGCACTGGGATTTTTAAAGGTTATCGTCTCGACGGGAAAACCGTACAAATAAGCATTGGCACTAACAGGGCATCTCGCAATGCCTCACACCTTTTCAAGCTATTCGAGTTAAAAATACCTGAGTTGGAACCGGCGCTTGGGATCGAAGTTTTTACACTGGAGGCTACGTTGGTTGAAGAGCTTAGCGAAACACAAGAAGCTTTGTGGAGTGTTGGAAGCAACAATCAAACGGCCATTGCTGAATTGTTGGACAACATCGCCGGTAAGGTGGGAGCGCAGGCCATTCACCGCTATCTGCCGCAAGAACATTATTGGCCGGAGCATTCGATAATGGATGTTGGCTCGCTGGAAGCTAAGCCCCAAACCACATGGTGTACTGATCGCCCTCGTCCTCTTCATCTCTTGCCGAAACCGGAGCCTATTGAAGTGATGGTGATGCTTCCGGATTATCCTCCACTACATTTTCGGTACAACGATGAAGTTATTCGCATTGCTCGTGCTGATGGACCCGAGCGAATAGAGCAGGAGTGGTGGTTTCAGAGTGGACCACCAAGAGATTATTATCGGGTTGAAGATGAAAACGGGGCTCGCTACTGGCTGTTCCGGCTTGGATTGTACGGCCAGGGGAAAAATCAATGGTTTTTACACGGCTTTTTTGTGTGA
- a CDS encoding error-prone DNA polymerase, protein MSYTELQITSNFTFLRGGSHPEEIVEKAAQLGYKSIAITDRNTLAGIVRAHVAARENCIRLIPACCLDLLDGPSLLAYPTNKKAYANLSALLTEGNLRAEKGKCNLYRTDVYKYAASIKFIVVPPTSLNTNFDFHPEFIAALKEYKEMLGDELYLAAAFSYQGSDHKRLFRLSQLEARLGIPMVATNDVHYHEPGRRELQDVLTCIREKCTIHNVGFKLHQNAERYIKPVSEIRRLFREYPQTVCRTQEIADVCQFSLDELKYLYPEEITSEGRTPMEELVYLTWKGAHEHFGEQIPAKVKETIDMELEFIGGKDYASYFLTVYDYVREARSRGILCQGRGSAANSVVCYCLGITSVDPSKFKLLFARFMSNERNEPPDIDVDFEHERREEIMQYIYEKYGRDRAGIVATVTQVHWKGAVRDVGKVMGLSTDAINVLSKSAYEFTDDWSTGKAESSVSFNAKDPLLRKVLELTNQYIGFPRQLGQHTGGFVITQGKLDELCPILNARMENRTCIEWNKDDAEALGFMKVDVLALGMLTCIRKAFDLARQHYNLNLTLANIPQDDPAVYEMISHADTIGVFQIESRAQMSMLPRLKPRTFYDLVIEVAIVRPGPIQGDMVHPYLKRRTGEEPVVFPSKELEDILGRTLGVPLFQEQAMEIAIVAAGFTPAEADGLRRSMATFKAKGKVSRYREKLVNGMVANGYEQDFAERVFKQLEGFGSYGFPESHAASFALLVYISSWLKCYYPDIFVTALLNSQPMGFYQPSQLVIDARKHGVIVRPVDINYSEWNNTLEEKDGCYCSVRLGFRQVKGLREEDVLILVSERNIFFRNTNELLDAGVSPSALERLADADAFRSIGLDRRQALWEVSALNDHLAGIFTGTPSQSATEESTDLPVMTDGEHVIQDYVSTALSLKAHPVSFLRQKLSRLQVTPTSKLSKMKNSQFVKVCGLITVRQRPGTAKGVLFITIEDETGFANLVVWSKVFEKYRKAILQSRLLMVAGKLQIEGEVIHVVVNSCFNLNNLMRLDIEGRNIGSTQKPVNSEKKSGEEEKSSGNRIVQGELFRSRDFK, encoded by the coding sequence ATGAGTTACACGGAATTACAGATAACATCAAATTTTACTTTTCTCCGGGGTGGTTCGCACCCTGAAGAAATTGTAGAAAAGGCAGCGCAACTGGGATATAAATCAATTGCAATTACTGATCGTAATACGCTGGCTGGTATTGTTCGCGCTCATGTGGCCGCACGAGAAAATTGTATTCGCCTTATTCCGGCCTGTTGTCTTGACCTGTTGGATGGCCCCAGTTTACTGGCCTATCCAACCAATAAGAAAGCCTATGCCAATTTATCGGCATTGCTTACCGAAGGGAACCTCCGGGCCGAAAAAGGGAAGTGTAATCTCTATCGGACTGACGTGTATAAATATGCTGCCAGTATAAAATTTATTGTAGTGCCACCGACTTCGCTCAATACGAATTTCGACTTTCACCCCGAATTTATAGCAGCTTTGAAAGAATATAAAGAAATGTTGGGCGATGAACTGTATCTTGCTGCTGCCTTTTCGTATCAGGGAAGCGACCATAAACGACTGTTTCGTCTTTCTCAACTCGAAGCCCGATTGGGAATTCCAATGGTTGCGACCAATGATGTGCATTACCATGAGCCTGGACGCAGGGAATTGCAGGATGTGCTGACCTGTATCCGTGAGAAATGTACCATTCATAATGTGGGCTTCAAACTACACCAAAATGCAGAGCGTTACATAAAACCAGTTTCTGAGATACGTAGGCTTTTCCGCGAGTATCCCCAGACTGTTTGCCGTACGCAGGAAATTGCTGATGTCTGTCAATTTTCGTTGGATGAGCTGAAATACCTTTATCCGGAAGAAATAACGAGCGAAGGACGAACGCCCATGGAAGAGTTGGTTTACCTCACCTGGAAGGGAGCTCATGAGCATTTTGGTGAACAGATTCCCGCAAAAGTTAAAGAAACCATTGACATGGAGCTGGAGTTTATTGGTGGGAAAGACTATGCTTCCTATTTTTTGACGGTGTACGATTATGTGCGAGAAGCCCGCTCGCGGGGGATTTTGTGCCAGGGACGCGGTTCTGCTGCGAACTCGGTCGTGTGTTATTGTTTGGGTATTACTTCTGTCGACCCCTCTAAATTCAAGTTGCTGTTTGCCCGGTTTATGAGTAACGAACGCAATGAGCCACCCGATATTGATGTGGACTTTGAGCATGAGCGTCGAGAGGAGATCATGCAATATATTTATGAGAAATACGGACGCGATCGGGCGGGGATTGTGGCTACCGTAACGCAAGTACATTGGAAGGGGGCTGTTCGCGATGTGGGAAAGGTAATGGGATTGTCTACGGATGCAATCAATGTACTTTCTAAATCTGCCTATGAATTTACGGATGATTGGTCTACTGGGAAAGCAGAATCATCCGTAAGTTTTAATGCGAAAGATCCTCTTCTGCGCAAGGTATTAGAACTCACCAATCAGTATATCGGATTTCCTCGGCAATTAGGACAACACACGGGAGGGTTTGTGATAACGCAGGGGAAACTGGATGAGCTGTGTCCTATTCTGAATGCCCGCATGGAAAACCGTACCTGCATTGAATGGAATAAAGACGATGCTGAAGCATTGGGTTTTATGAAAGTTGATGTGTTAGCTTTGGGAATGCTGACCTGCATCCGAAAAGCATTCGACCTTGCCAGGCAGCATTATAATTTGAATCTCACTTTAGCAAATATCCCGCAGGACGATCCAGCGGTTTACGAGATGATTAGTCATGCCGATACAATTGGGGTATTTCAGATTGAAAGCAGGGCGCAAATGTCGATGCTCCCACGCTTAAAACCGCGTACTTTCTACGATCTGGTGATTGAAGTGGCCATCGTTCGTCCGGGGCCTATTCAGGGCGACATGGTACATCCTTATTTAAAAAGACGAACTGGTGAAGAACCGGTGGTGTTTCCGTCTAAAGAGCTGGAAGATATTCTGGGACGAACATTGGGGGTGCCATTGTTTCAGGAGCAAGCTATGGAGATTGCAATTGTAGCGGCTGGTTTTACACCTGCTGAAGCTGATGGACTGCGACGAAGTATGGCCACTTTTAAAGCTAAGGGAAAGGTAAGTCGGTATCGGGAAAAACTGGTGAATGGTATGGTCGCGAATGGTTATGAGCAGGATTTTGCCGAGCGGGTATTCAAGCAGCTAGAAGGTTTCGGAAGTTATGGTTTCCCGGAAAGCCATGCGGCTAGTTTTGCTCTGTTGGTTTATATCTCATCCTGGTTAAAGTGTTATTACCCCGATATTTTTGTGACAGCTTTGCTCAACAGCCAGCCCATGGGGTTTTATCAACCTTCACAACTTGTTATCGATGCCCGAAAGCATGGCGTGATTGTTCGTCCGGTAGATATCAATTATTCGGAATGGAATAATACTCTGGAAGAAAAAGATGGCTGTTATTGTTCGGTTCGATTGGGCTTCCGACAAGTTAAGGGTCTCCGAGAGGAAGATGTACTGATCCTTGTTTCTGAGAGAAACATATTTTTTCGAAATACAAACGAACTGCTTGATGCCGGTGTTTCACCGTCTGCTTTGGAAAGACTTGCCGATGCCGATGCTTTTCGATCTATTGGTCTCGATCGGCGACAAGCACTGTGGGAGGTCTCGGCTCTAAACGATCATCTTGCTGGAATATTCACAGGAACGCCTTCGCAAAGTGCAACTGAAGAGTCTACCGATTTGCCAGTCATGACCGATGGAGAACACGTGATTCAGGACTACGTCAGTACAGCGCTTTCACTAAAAGCCCATCCGGTGAGTTTCCTTCGTCAAAAATTGAGCCGGCTGCAGGTTACACCCACATCGAAATTGAGCAAAATGAAAAACAGTCAGTTTGTGAAAGTATGCGGACTAATAACTGTGCGGCAACGTCCGGGAACTGCCAAAGGAGTGCTGTTTATAACCATTGAAGATGAAACCGGTTTTGCCAACCTGGTTGTTTGGTCGAAGGTTTTTGAAAAATATCGTAAAGCGATTTTACAATCCCGCTTATTGATGGTTGCAGGTAAGCTACAAATTGAAGGCGAAGTCATTCATGTGGTGGTCAATTCCTGCTTCAATTTAAATAACTTGATGAGGCTTGATATCGAGGGGCGTAATATTGGTTCGACACAGAAACCAGTGAATTCGGAGAAAAAGAGTGGGGAAGAAGAAAAATCGTCGGGTAACCGAATTGTCCAGGGAGAACTTTTTCGCTCACGGGATTTTAAGTAG